TTAAAGAACTAAGTTTTTAGGTCATTAACACGATATCAATATATAACATcgctttaaaacatatttctaaTAACAAACTTACGTGATGTCCTGGAGCCCGCTGACAGAACTGCATGTTTacaagaaatacataatttacatattacacattaagaaaaacaaaatatatattgtttatatataatattaataatatatatgattttaatttatacctatAACATCATAAGACATTTAAGTGCGCTcacaataaatcttattttttttcaataagacTTGATAAAATCGagtgtaatatatttacatcataCACTCGTTTTACATGATAATTTGTAAAAGTCTCGTATGTAAAACGGTTATATATACCTACAAGTAAGGTGTTAagcaaagaatattttatacgtagGAATACTATTTcgaaaattagtattaatataatattttttcccaTTACACACTTACATTGCTTCCTTTCTATAACAATAATTGATCAAAAGCCAAGAGCAGAAATTAAATAGAAcgacttataaaaaaacttattaattaataaaatattcgactTTCCATGAGCTTATGTTTAAAACCATTACGTGCGCATAATTAtctgattatataattatattaaaatcattttactaGATTACCCTACTATATTAAGTTAGACAAACCGTGCAAGTAGATTCGTGTACTTTTCCGAATCTCGGGCGCATAAACGGTGTTGTTTGCCTCCATAGAAATAATTGCACCGCAATTGGAACATTGTCGTCGTCGATAGAGTCATCCTCAGTCACTTCTTTAGCAATTTTCATGTTCAAATGAGCAAGAGATGCTTCCAAtggtctatttattttttccaaataaaaatatgttatagagTCCTATACAAGAACTGTTGATATTGTTACAatgtaagattttaatatattatactatgttaaataaataaattaaggtaCTTAAGAACttacctataaataatgttttacatctattataaaatgcaataaatgcaaataattataataaattaggtGTAAAATTgctcaatattaaaataggtcACATCATTTTATACTTAAGGAGCACTGTTTACATTTTAGAGGTCGTAACTGTACGGTAGGTACGTGGGAATGACACGGGACAGAGAAGACTGTCGCGAGTAACCGAAGGGAGGTTCGGCCGAGAGTGAGGCTTTGCGCATTCGCTTCGAGACGAAGACTTAGGGTTTATACAATTCATTGCTTGGTcaactttataatatgtttatcaatgttaatattattatatggtaataataaaatacttgtgaaaatgttatttttcttacaatacgaattgtcttaatttatttataatttttttacacattgcaatacaatatgttaaatgtactatttaatgatagtttttttttattaaaagttctatcacataaataatattaaaatgtccaATCGAACATATATTGTCAATAAGTTAgcagatttaaataattatgaaaaacgAACGGTGATAACCCTATAGAGATTCCATTGATTTGTGCGCGCAGATAGTCGCGGAACAGCAGCACCGCAGCCTCCCGTTGTCATAGAAACCGGCAAAATGGCAGCATGATCTGGgccgaaaatttatttttgaactaATTAACGAATATACAGTTCAATAGTTTTCAAAGATTCGTGATAAGGAGTCTAACAGTGTGGCCATCAGTTTGATCCCActtattgtgttaataatttcGAAGCAGTCTGGGGAACTTTATGTtcacaaaacatatatatactataaagtacatatattataaagtacttaaataacttaaataaataacttatctgACGTGTTATCGTCTCATcgcactaaaaaaaaaatccgtaagGTACTTAAGGTACATTTCCTTAATTGGTTGTAAATAACTGGCTACCCAATAGAATTAACAATGTCGCTTTATGTTCACACGGTGGCaagcaatttataaatagagCCTAACAGGGAGTGCCGGCAGTAACGTTTTCTACTTCATAAATTGTTTTcccctttttaatatttattatgaactaAGTATGTATTAATCAATACGCTAATATGATGAAGAGGAAAGCAATTGtaatttcatattatgataGCTTATTTAAGATGGAAATAACTTATATTGTAACTTTATTACGTCATTTATATTTTCGGagatatattgtaaattgttcGACGTAATCGTAAAACTATAACAGatatagatttacatattaaaataactattaaaataaacatgagcgatctattaatttataagaattcCATACACATATGGTGTTTATAGATCTAATTTTCGCatgtgctttccgagacacAGTAGGGCGAATAATGCCATTACCAATTACATAATTTCGATTTGCTACGGATAATTCGATATGATTTGATAGgaaaatgtaatcgattttattgGCTGAAACCGGGAGTCGAACCCAGGATTTACAAGGTAAATTGTAACAGCGTGACGATAATGATGTACGAATTATAAAATggtaataataaagaaatgacTTGCGGATTTGAGTACAGATTTATTCTATTTCCAATACAACAAGAGAGTCTATCATTCTTTAATGTTGgtaacgttaaaaaataataatggaataAGAATCAAAATTTTGGAGAGCCgtcacaaaataattcaaaacaacttttaaataatcaaaatatatatggatGTTGGATGttagttgaataaataataaatattacagtgaCTATGTTTGGTAGCAATAATAATCATGAATAAAACAGAACTTTTATAAAGAAGGTTTTTTGTACGAATTGTTGATGGCAGTAACCGGAAGCCGTAACAAAATACGCAGTTAATAGTATAGGGTTAACTTAATTTCGCACGTTTAATCCAATACCGTCACTATcataaaaaagcaaattttaCAGGAGagctatttaaagattttaagaaaactgtataattaaatataaaaaaatattattttagtgttaaaattgttttagtgcaattaaaaaccaataaacataataataacaaaacatataattttgctAGCAGATGAGTTCTCTGGCATAAGTCTATAACATAAGCAATTAATAGCTATTTATCTTAACATACCACTTTTTAGTATTTATCTCGTTatactaaaactttatttttgtaattatgagATCCATTAACTATCTTAATAACAAAGCAGTCTTAATGATGTTATATctaaattaagaaaacaatcAGCATGATTGCTATTGCATGACATGAATGCTACTCATTCAAACAGTGCTGTTACAAAACTCGTTTCCATAAAACAAtgggattaaattattatcaatgagagattttaaatattttttcttcagagtattgaataaaattctgGACCTTATACAACTTTTGAAGGTCAAAATTATGCCTGCTTCTGGAACGTCCGTAGGCGTGATGATCATTCTGGACAAAACAGCAATAATCGTTTTGAGCATAAGAGTTTTTGTGATAGACGTTAAGTTCGTCGTCAAGTTCTTTGTCAaagtttattatctttatatcagATAATCAAACAGTGcacattctttatttttattcaatttaccaCTACTACCAGACTCTGGCCAAATCTCTCACCTCGCAGTTTGTATAAGGGTCATATATTGTTCATGTATAGATCGGCGAGGTCTTcaagaatttttaaacttattttatgacCGAGTTgtcattatagttttaattttgaggatgcccatttattaaaaacgaatgaGTTATACTCTTAATATGAATGTTACTGACAGCATGCATATACTCGTACATCAAAAACTTGTATTGATTTTTCTGCTGACCAAAACAGTTGTCAGAATAAACTACTATTTCTAGGTTTTGTATATCATGTATAGATTccgatttatttttcaaatacaatttaatatatgagcCTATATCATTCGCTCCTCAAACGACACATTAACAATGAACTCTTGCGCGATCACAAGCTGTGAAGTAGTACACATTCAACTTGGACTTGTAACAGAATACAACAACAGTTTTGCACATAGGAAGAGGCCAAACCAAAGTTAAAGaaatcaaagttaattaaatatttcataatttgggAAAAGTCATAACgttattaaacataatgaaaCATTCATTgcagataattttataacacaaaatgtttgtaataatttgaaaagcaTCATAAAACAAACAGTGACACTTTTGGAATCGCagtatacaaacaatatttaattaatggtaaCGGAAAACTggccttaaacaaaaaaaaatgttttattacttatGTCAATCCTAAGATTCCCGAAGCATGAGAGTCGAAAGCTGACAGTAAACTTAAAATGACGGTTTAAcactcaaaataattgtattttataaacaacgacACGTACTTATTCGTTTACTGTCGTTGTAGGAATAGACGGAGGAGAGGAGTTTGTTTAGTGTCGATCCGCAACTACTGCTTTCTTGATCAACGGCTGCGAATTAAGACACAAGAATCGAAGCAAAATGTAAATTCCGCTCTCAGCAACTAGatggtgttaaaatataaattttcttaaatttctttTAGTGACGGTATTGGAATAAGCGTGCGATATACTGAAAGCCAATGTCCGTCctgaaatttagatttaaaaaaatatatatttatataagatcaGATGTTACTGCGTGAgcatctataataattattactaaaaatggATATTCTCGGCCatagattaattaattctttCAATCGTCCTCAATATatctcaatataataaatacaattgaatgaaactttatttttgttctcGTGTAAAaccgttattaaataatattatattaagtatgtaaTAATACTCGTAAGTAATGTATTGAAGGTAATTaacaaataagattaaaaatatattaatatttttgtaaatatattgagtgTATTTTcgatcaaaaaattaaaaagacgaGAAGTAGTAGCATAACTTCTATAATTTAAGGAAAAAGGCTTAGAAAATATTCACACTTGAAGTGAATGTTTTCTGAGCCTTTTTAAATGCGATGTTGAAATCTGTGAATGGTAGTCGGCGCTTGGAAAACCTTATACTTTTTGTCATCCTTTAAGGGATGGAGGACGATGTCCTCCTGGACAAAAAGGAATCAAACTGGACTAATTTGACATACAAATGAAAACTTCACCCCATTTTTTTCATGAGCTAAACTGTCACTCTCTTATAAGCAACGCAtacttataaacatattatacatagattTTCCACAGTACAATCGAGAAACTGGCTAAAATAGTTCGAGGCTAAAGAATACTATAGCGATTGGCTGGGCGTTACAGAAATAGCGACGGTGTTTTTGAATGAATAATGCTCTTTATGTAAACTTCGTCCCGGTGATTAGTTACGTAGaacataattcaatattatagaaTGTGTATAGAAAAtcggaaaataatatttcacataaGGATATACCTACCTTTACCccttttattccttttttatattatgctgttaaatttttaaaaatgtcttaatattattttgttatgaaaagTATTCATATATACAGGATATAttgtttcaagttttatttttttgattaacaaattttaagtcGATCTccttttaattctaatatttttttttacaaataaataattacttttatttatattaagtctgGCCGAAATATAGCTTTTATTTTTCgtgacattttataattataatttaaagtacctatcaatcacaaatataaaactgaaaaaTGACGAATAAAGAcggtttgtaatattaatttaattttaattgtagatGAAAGAAGAATctccttttttaataatgaatattattcgccctgtacattattttctatttatagatttttatagaTTACATCTTACGCGTTACTGGCGCACGTTGCACACGATAAGCACGGATACCGTATATGTAAATGAGCCGAAATAAATAACCACGTTGTTaacattaatatgtataatgtgtATTTTAGATAATGAAGATGCATCTAGCGATACTCGATTAGCTGATTTATTAGCTGTCCATCTTGTTACCCAGGTTTTAGAAGAGGCCtgtattatagtaaataatgcTAAAGATTCTGGTTAGTGCACAAttgatcatattattttaaaaattagaaagattttatgatttactagctgttactcGCCTGCTTCGCTGgacgttttaaaaattatttaaaattagttatgtataataataataattattattataaatggaagccatacttttttattttgaatatatttattgaacatataaGATCATAGAAAAAGAgtcataaaatgaatatttgatgaaattcgacaaaaaaattGCGTGTACAGAGAGActacagatttatatagtaacatagatatacatatatatagcctACCATTTGCGCTATCATATGTTTTTACtgtataccaatttttataaagattggTTCGACTGTTCTTGAATTATAGcgggacatacagacagactacagatttatatagtaaagATGTGTCGCCGCCCTGTATTGTTATAACATACATATctacatgtttaaaatattggtatGAAAAACTTAAGTTGTTAAACATTATTCCAGGTCAGCCATGGAGATATTGTATATCAAGTctgaaaaaaaatcgaaacCATCGGTGGGATGAGACTTACAATGATGAACTAACTTTTGTTGTTTCAAAAGATGACAGTGAGTACGAGAATCAAGAAAATACTGTAGTTACTTCAACACCTCAAAAGATAGAAAGTATGTACCCATTTCTTAAACATTGTAGACACttctaattttgataaatagaaGAACTAATCAATCACAAAATAACTTGTCATCATTTGACAGATATGATCACACAATCTAGAAACGAAGCTAGTTTGATGGGTCAAGGTGATGAAGAGTTGGAAGTGGTAAGTAAAATGATATTATCTTATACGTTGGCTGATATCCAACTAAAATGCTTGTTTCTTAAATGTCTATAGTTCTTTTCTTTAAATGGGAATACAAAACTATTACTTATATTACACCCTGATATGTTGACAATTAGAAATTATACTTTTAGATAATTTGTTCAGTGATacttaaattcattgtttcaccTCTCAAATtgtcatgaaatatttatataaatttgataaaaaatgatctaaagtattttattttattttggaaatattacaatttttttttttcaatatatctgTATACATATTTGAATTAACCAGTTAAGTTTTCGCCTAAAGTAATAcataacaacttttattttttttagagagGGCCTTATGAATTGCGTAAATCCACATCAATGTTTATAAACCATCTATTTGACATGAGTAATGTCGAGCATGTAATTATTACCGATACACAATATGTCATGGAAAACAGAAATAGTAGATCTGAAGAATTTTTAAcagaaactaataaaaataatatcgaatgcAAGCAACAAAACTTTCAAGATCAATCAAATACTTTCGAAGTGAAGAGTGAAGAAAATTCAAGTTACTCGTTTTTAAACGATGCTCTTTTCACTGAAACCCCTAAagattacgatttttttaaatgtgattatGACAAAACTAATGATAACAAACTACTGGACGATGTCCAAAATTCTACAAGTAAAGAATTGACGGTACATTTACTCatccttaattaaaatttatatgattaaagtacaaaatcttgacactttttaattttatgacaatTACAGTGCAATCTAAATGAAACTATAGAAAATATGGATAACAATGATCTTGCATTGTACGAAAATGCATTCTTAACTATGAATCGTAagtgctatttaaaaaaaaacacaaatagtgAGCTagaatttataaagtaaatttaattatttttttaggtgaTTATGATCAAAATTCGGAAGAGGACGAGCCTATCTTACAAGATTCGAAGGTAGCTTCTTTGGAGGAAATAGATTTAATAACTGTCAGCGCTTCTAAAGACAACGTAATTAGTCATGaggtatatataacttattttactCTTACAAATATTCATGAAGAGAAAAACAAAAACGTTAAAAGATgtcatatattacattatttgataaatttgttaACCTTTGTTCGGGTAGAATTTGGATTTTGAGATTCTGTTTCGTGAATTGGACATAtctattttgtgttatttattaacaataaacaaagaaatatatttaagaatattattattctaataatctGCACAGGTGATTAGATCATACATAAAGATTTGTATTTTGTACATGACAACTTTTGAATTTTAAGGAATCAACAAAGGAATTAAAAGCTGTATCTGGTGTATCGAATAGCGGTACTAGTTCTCGAAAGGGTAATATTGTGCACCGCTGTCGGAATCAGGGAGCGAAACTTTTATCATGCTTAAGTGGATGGCTATGGCGTAAAAAACTGTTTGGAAAACGcaaagtaaaattttttttgttttactattaattgttttatttctgtattttgaACCGGTCAGTATAATTGTAACATATTCCAGGGACCTCGTGTGTGCGGTTCGGTTCGAGGTCTATGTCCTCTGTCGCCCGATACTCGTCGTCGAGCGGCTAGTCTTCTTGACCACCGAAATTTAAGCACACCTTCTCCTTCAAGATCAGTCGTTTGGAAGTTTAATACTGTCAACGAAGCTCTTGTTCATTCTTCTCATTGGAAAGATTTTGACTTCAAGATGAATGTCAACGAAAACGatgaattttgatttaattgattaacaaaagttgatatttattacaatatattaactattattaataaaaaatatgcttataTGAGTTTGCCTTATCATTTGTCACCAGTGTCACACCTTTTATGCCGTAACTGCATTGGTGTACGGACACCTTCGATTCCTGACGtatatatatgatgtacattagATCGAAATAGCGTAAATGTAGATTTACAATAGGAGTAACTACGTATCGAGAAAAGCTTCATGTCTCTTTCTCGCTTAGTAGCCCATGTAGTGTCTGAAGATACCGTCGGCACGGTTCAACTCCGCTGAAAATAGAACGGTTGCGGATTCCTGGGCTAAATCTCAAATATCCAAACGAGAGCGCCATCTGAGTCAGTTAAAACAGTCCGGCGAAAAGTTGCCGAGCCCCACTTCTTGTCTAAACGTCTGCCAGTGAAGACCGGGAGGGAACCGACTAACACCACACAAAATGGTGAGTTATATCTAAAAGAAGTGAAATTGTGACAAGGAGTTCAGTGCTGTTGAAAATGGGATGAAAATATAACAAGTGCAATACTATTCGCGTTGACGCTAAGTGCTTAATTCCGCAGACCGGAAGCCTTACGTTTCAGCAcagaaaatttaacaaaatataagtcAGTGATGTGCTAATAAATAGTGGAAAAATTAAGTTCCTTACCTACCGACCAGATAGTCATTTTCAGTGTTGTGATGTAATCCGATTTACAACACCTTTACACTACCCTACATCATGCTTAtgaattaaaagtaacaaaatgtttttgataattttcaGAGCGACCTCAGCAAGAACGAAGTTGAAAGTGAGTActtctacttttttatttctatttacataaaaataataaatcttgtctaatttcttttttaataattgactaTGGATAActacactttaatatttttaatttactatataatttgtcaattttactgagttttcaatgttttattatgaaGACATTTTTAGGAGAAACATAATCGTAAATCTATGTATAGAATGGTTCTCATAAAAGGTTCGCGTTGCTATGAGATATCGGCAGCAGTGGTGCGGCCACTATGCGCAAGCGTTGCGTTCCAAATTTAACTCTTGCGTCACGTGATCCAACTTTACCGCCCGCCCAAACAGAGAAACTGCGCTCGAATTTCACCGAAAGCGCCATACTTATAATTCTTaacattttgaacattttatagtGGAAtcgatatgaatataatttattattaattttttttagtaaatgaattttcattacaattttcaactttatttagTAAGTCAATATCAAGGTCAAATAATTTAGTGCaggtttcaataattataatggtcttgaaaatttaaataacttattcgaATCATATAATTATCACTTCTCATTCAAGAGTTTAAAAATGATTCTTTagataaaaagaatattatagaatatcGGTATCTGAATAAACTACAATTGAGTTATAATTAGACAGTGACTAATGGGTCCACACTGAACAAATTTGAACATGTGGAGGCAAAGGTTCGAAAACGTTGACTCGCCCACGCCCGCCCACTATGACACCTGAACCATggcgttttaaaatatttaacatattttcaagttttatttatcttgtttttagttaaaatgGGATGTTAAGAAAACTATTACATTTATTAGATAGAAAGGACTTCAACATTGATACACGATGTTAGATTATGTTAATATTGCGAtaccgtaaaaaaatatttagttgttatgtatgttacatacgcttacattacattacagtacatacatacaatataaattgaatttattgtttatgcaataataaataactttatttgggAAATGaatatatcaagaaaatataactgtttttaaatatattttcaagatttttttaatgtaataaatacatcgtaatcttttattattattaatcaggGGCATCTTTCGCCTTCTCCATCTACGACTTCGATGGCAGCG
Above is a genomic segment from Vanessa tameamea isolate UH-Manoa-2023 chromosome 12, ilVanTame1 primary haplotype, whole genome shotgun sequence containing:
- the LOC113393112 gene encoding uncharacterized protein LOC113393112; translation: MTNKDDNEDASSDTRLADLLAVHLVTQVLEEACIIVNNAKDSGQPWRYCISSLKKNRNHRWDETYNDELTFVVSKDDSEYENQENTVVTSTPQKIENMITQSRNEASLMGQGDEELEVRGPYELRKSTSMFINHLFDMSNVEHVIITDTQYVMENRNSRSEEFLTETNKNNIECKQQNFQDQSNTFEVKSEENSSYSFLNDALFTETPKDYDFFKCDYDKTNDNKLLDDVQNSTSKELTCNLNETIENMDNNDLALYENAFLTMNRDYDQNSEEDEPILQDSKVASLEEIDLITVSASKDNVISHEESTKELKAVSGVSNSGTSSRKGNIVHRCRNQGAKLLSCLSGWLWRKKLFGKRKGPRVCGSVRGLCPLSPDTRRRAASLLDHRNLSTPSPSRSVVWKFNTVNEALVHSSHWKDFDFKMNVNENDEF